One window of the Streptomyces sp. NBC_00259 genome contains the following:
- a CDS encoding bifunctional DNA primase/polymerase: MGFTIGGSRVREIRPGARRRGRTTECTAVAEYTGLWGWDVALGARASAGRCSCGDAACASPGAHPLAFAPEVPAGATLDDAAKAWAEVPGAAILLPVGRTFDVLDVAESAGRRALVRLERMGLPLGPVCATPTGRAQFFVAPGAAAQLPELLYRMGWDDADLDLHCLGPGHHLTAPPSDHAGLGPARWLRPPALDAFGAPPQARLLLGTLAYVCHRSTAA, encoded by the coding sequence ATGGGCTTCACGATCGGCGGCTCCCGGGTCCGGGAGATCCGGCCCGGCGCACGACGCCGCGGCCGCACGACGGAGTGCACGGCAGTGGCCGAGTACACAGGACTGTGGGGCTGGGACGTGGCCCTGGGCGCCCGCGCCTCGGCGGGGCGGTGCTCGTGCGGCGACGCCGCGTGCGCCTCCCCCGGAGCACATCCACTGGCCTTCGCGCCCGAGGTGCCGGCGGGCGCGACGCTCGACGACGCGGCGAAGGCATGGGCCGAGGTGCCCGGCGCGGCGATCCTGCTTCCGGTGGGCCGTACGTTCGACGTCCTGGACGTCGCCGAGTCGGCCGGCCGGCGCGCCCTGGTCCGGCTGGAGCGGATGGGGCTGCCGCTGGGACCGGTGTGCGCGACGCCGACGGGCCGCGCACAGTTCTTCGTCGCCCCCGGGGCCGCCGCCCAGCTGCCCGAGCTGCTCTACCGCATGGGCTGGGACGACGCGGACCTCGACCTGCACTGCCTGGGGCCGGGCCACCACCTCACAGCGCCGCCCTCCGACCACGCGGGCCTCGGCCCCGCCCGCTGGCTCCGCCCGCCGGCCCTCGACGCCTTCGGGGCCCCGCCCCAGGCACGGCTTCTGCTGGGCACGCTGGCGTACGTCTGCCACCGCTCCACCGCGGCGTGA
- a CDS encoding ammonium transporter translates to MPPGITLAADAPELSAANTGFMLICSALVMLMTPGLAFFYGGMVRVKSTLNMLMMSFISLGIVTILWVLYGFSLAFGTDSGSLIGWSSDYVGLSGIGITQLWDGYTIPVYVFAVFQLMFAIITPALISGALADRVKFTAWALFITLWVTVVYFPVAHWVWGAGGWLFEMGVIDFAGGTAVHINAGAAALGVILVIGKRVGFKKDPMRPHSLPLVMLGAALLWFGWFGFNAGSWLGNDDGVGAVMFVNTQVATAAAMLAWLGYEKIRHGSFTTLGAASGAVAGLVAITPSGGSCSPLGAIGIGAIAGLLCAMAVGLKYKFGYDDSLDVVGVHLVGGVVGSLLVGFFATGGVQSDVKGLFYGGGLDQLGKQAVGVFAVLAYSLIVSAILAFALDKTIGMRVPEDDEISGIDQVEHAETAYDFSGAGGGAGSRKTAPVPAETAPAAPQNKKVDA, encoded by the coding sequence ATGCCCCCAGGCATCACGCTTGCCGCAGACGCCCCTGAGCTGTCTGCCGCCAACACCGGGTTCATGCTCATCTGCTCCGCACTGGTGATGCTCATGACGCCTGGGCTGGCCTTCTTCTACGGAGGCATGGTCCGCGTCAAGAGCACCCTCAACATGCTGATGATGAGCTTCATCAGCCTCGGGATCGTCACGATCCTCTGGGTCCTCTACGGCTTCAGCCTCGCCTTCGGCACCGACTCCGGCTCCCTCATCGGCTGGTCCTCCGACTACGTCGGACTCAGCGGCATCGGGATCACCCAGCTCTGGGACGGCTACACCATCCCGGTGTACGTCTTCGCCGTCTTCCAGCTGATGTTCGCCATCATCACGCCCGCGCTGATCAGCGGCGCCCTGGCGGACCGGGTCAAGTTCACCGCCTGGGCCCTGTTCATCACGCTGTGGGTCACCGTCGTCTACTTCCCGGTCGCGCACTGGGTCTGGGGCGCGGGCGGCTGGCTGTTCGAGATGGGCGTCATCGACTTCGCCGGTGGTACGGCCGTCCACATCAACGCCGGTGCCGCGGCACTCGGCGTGATCCTCGTCATCGGCAAGCGCGTCGGCTTCAAGAAGGACCCGATGCGGCCGCACAGCCTGCCGCTGGTGATGCTCGGCGCCGCTCTGCTGTGGTTCGGCTGGTTCGGCTTCAACGCCGGCTCGTGGCTCGGCAACGACGACGGCGTGGGCGCGGTCATGTTCGTCAACACCCAGGTCGCCACCGCCGCCGCGATGCTCGCCTGGCTCGGGTACGAGAAGATCCGCCACGGCTCCTTCACCACCCTCGGCGCCGCCTCCGGCGCGGTCGCGGGCCTCGTCGCCATCACCCCGTCCGGCGGCTCCTGCTCCCCGCTCGGCGCCATCGGCATCGGTGCCATCGCCGGTCTGCTGTGCGCCATGGCCGTCGGCCTCAAGTACAAGTTCGGCTACGACGACTCCCTCGACGTCGTCGGCGTCCACCTCGTCGGCGGTGTCGTCGGCTCCCTGCTCGTCGGCTTCTTCGCCACCGGCGGCGTCCAGTCCGACGTCAAGGGCCTCTTCTACGGCGGCGGACTCGACCAGCTCGGCAAGCAGGCCGTCGGTGTCTTCGCGGTTCTCGCCTACTCTCTGATCGTCTCCGCGATCCTCGCCTTCGCCCTCGACAAGACGATCGGCATGAGGGTCCCCGAGGACGACGAGATCTCCGGAATCGACCAGGTCGAGCACGCCGAGACCGCGTACGACTTCAGCGGAGCGGGCGGCGGCGCCGGCTCCCGCAAGACCGCCCCCGTACCCGCCGAGACCGCGCCGGCCGCACCGCAGAACAAGAAGGTGGACGCATGA
- the ftsY gene encoding signal recognition particle-docking protein FtsY — protein MEIVILAVVIALVAIGAISGLVVSSRKKKQLPPSAPSSTPTITAPPAEPHVGEEAETPREEPRRTIEEVDLPTAEEAVETPAAVEDPVVAEPEAPAIEIPEPTAGRLVRLRARLARSQNTLGKGLLTLLSREHLDDETWEEIEDTLLTADVGVAPTQELVEHLRERVKVLGTRTPDELRNLLREELLALIGTDVDREVKTESGLDTPGVVMVVGVNGTGKTTTTGKLARVLVADGRSVVLGAADTFRAAAADQLQTWGERVGARTVRGPEGGDPASIAFDAVKEGIAEGADVVLIDTAGRLHTKTGLMDELGKVKRVVEKHGPLDEVLLVLDATTGQNGLVQARVFAEVVDITGIVLTKLDGTAKGGIVIAVQRELGVPVKLVGLGEGPDDLAPFEPEAFVDALIGD, from the coding sequence ATGGAAATCGTCATCCTTGCTGTAGTCATCGCCCTGGTCGCGATCGGCGCGATCAGCGGGCTCGTGGTCAGCAGCCGCAAGAAGAAGCAGCTGCCGCCCTCGGCACCGTCGAGCACGCCGACCATCACCGCTCCGCCCGCCGAGCCGCATGTCGGCGAGGAGGCGGAGACACCGCGGGAAGAACCACGCCGCACCATCGAGGAGGTCGACCTCCCGACGGCGGAGGAGGCCGTCGAGACCCCGGCCGCCGTCGAGGACCCGGTCGTCGCCGAGCCCGAGGCTCCCGCGATCGAGATCCCGGAGCCGACCGCGGGCCGTCTCGTACGGCTGCGTGCCCGCCTCGCCCGCTCGCAGAACACGCTGGGCAAGGGACTGCTGACCCTGCTCTCGCGCGAGCACCTCGACGACGAGACGTGGGAGGAGATCGAGGACACGCTCCTCACCGCGGACGTCGGCGTCGCACCGACGCAGGAGCTCGTCGAGCATCTGCGCGAGCGGGTGAAGGTGCTCGGCACGCGCACGCCGGACGAGCTGCGGAACCTGCTCCGCGAGGAGCTGCTCGCCCTCATCGGCACGGACGTCGACCGCGAGGTGAAGACCGAGAGCGGCCTGGACACCCCGGGCGTCGTGATGGTCGTCGGTGTCAACGGCACCGGCAAGACGACGACCACGGGCAAGCTGGCGCGGGTGCTCGTCGCGGACGGGCGCAGCGTCGTCCTGGGCGCGGCGGACACGTTCCGCGCGGCCGCCGCCGACCAGCTCCAGACCTGGGGCGAACGGGTCGGCGCGCGTACGGTGCGCGGGCCCGAGGGCGGAGACCCGGCGTCGATCGCCTTCGACGCCGTCAAGGAGGGCATCGCGGAGGGCGCGGACGTCGTGCTCATCGACACCGCGGGGCGGCTGCACACCAAGACCGGCCTCATGGACGAGCTGGGCAAGGTCAAGCGAGTCGTCGAGAAGCACGGCCCGCTGGACGAGGTCCTGCTCGTCCTCGATGCCACGACCGGTCAGAACGGCCTGGTGCAGGCCCGTGTCTTCGCCGAGGTCGTGGACATCACCGGCATCGTCCTGACCAAGCTCGACGGCACGGCCAAGGGCGGCATCGTGATCGCCGTCCAGCGTGAACTCGGCGTTCCCGTCAAGCTCGTCGGCCTCGGTGAGGGCCCGGACGACCTGGCCCCGTTCGAGCCGGAGGCATTCGTCGACGCGCTGATCGGCGACTAG
- a CDS encoding cytosine permease: MPHASESEGAIETRGLEPVPDGERTGHVRELFPTWVAANISVLLLTMGAGLIVFNGLNIWQVLVVGIAAPVLSYGIVGLISLAGKRGGSPGMALSRAVFGQRGNRFPGSLIWVARWGWETINAVTGAYALLTVLDLLFGVRPNTTLIVVTLLLFVAATLLVSGLGINALRACSKWSTYLFGAFSVLVLVHLAANTDWSAVLGKPAGSTAMMIAGIGTIAAGGISWVPSGPDFTRYLPRTASGRAVVASTVGGAGIVVLPMVLMGAVMAVATPDLASAKDPVSFIGELLPAWISVPYLLIALVGMLLINAMSMYSAGFTAQTLGINVPRAWAVSVNGVISLVFGFLLMVVATSFIGSFISFLTLLAVAFSAWIGVFGADMLRGRTYDGDALMDTGRTSAYWYRGGFAWQAMTAWAVALVVGLLFTKVDWFSGPLATSWVGKNGLGWVATIVVAAALYAALPRTSTAAESPAEPTTEPAQDPAEEPAPAPVSI, encoded by the coding sequence ATGCCCCACGCCTCCGAGTCCGAAGGCGCGATAGAGACCCGTGGCCTCGAGCCCGTCCCCGACGGTGAGCGCACCGGCCACGTCCGCGAACTCTTCCCGACCTGGGTCGCCGCGAACATCAGTGTGCTGCTGCTCACCATGGGTGCGGGCCTGATCGTCTTCAACGGCCTCAACATCTGGCAGGTCCTGGTCGTCGGGATCGCGGCGCCCGTCCTCTCGTACGGGATCGTCGGCCTCATCTCGCTCGCCGGCAAGCGCGGCGGATCCCCGGGCATGGCGCTCTCCCGCGCGGTCTTCGGTCAGCGGGGCAACCGCTTCCCGGGTTCCCTCATCTGGGTGGCCCGTTGGGGCTGGGAGACCATCAACGCGGTCACCGGCGCATACGCCCTGCTGACCGTGCTCGACCTGCTCTTCGGCGTCCGGCCGAACACCACGCTGATCGTCGTCACGCTCCTGCTCTTCGTCGCGGCGACCCTCCTCGTGTCCGGCCTCGGCATCAACGCGCTACGGGCGTGCAGCAAGTGGTCGACCTATCTCTTCGGGGCGTTCTCCGTACTCGTCCTGGTCCATCTGGCGGCCAACACCGACTGGTCGGCCGTGCTGGGCAAGCCGGCGGGATCGACCGCGATGATGATCGCGGGCATCGGCACCATCGCGGCGGGCGGCATCAGCTGGGTGCCGTCGGGCCCGGACTTCACCCGCTATCTGCCGCGCACCGCGTCCGGCCGTGCGGTGGTCGCCTCGACGGTCGGCGGCGCCGGCATCGTCGTGCTGCCGATGGTGCTGATGGGTGCGGTGATGGCCGTGGCCACGCCGGACCTGGCGTCGGCCAAGGACCCGGTGTCGTTCATCGGCGAGCTGCTGCCGGCCTGGATCTCGGTGCCGTATCTGCTGATCGCGCTGGTGGGCATGCTACTGATCAACGCGATGTCGATGTACTCGGCCGGCTTCACCGCGCAGACGCTGGGCATCAACGTGCCGCGGGCCTGGGCGGTCAGCGTGAACGGGGTCATCTCGCTGGTCTTCGGCTTCCTGCTGATGGTGGTGGCGACGAGTTTCATCGGCTCGTTCATCTCCTTCCTGACGCTCCTCGCCGTGGCGTTCTCCGCGTGGATCGGTGTCTTCGGTGCCGACATGCTGCGCGGGCGTACGTACGACGGCGACGCGCTGATGGACACCGGCCGCACCAGCGCGTACTGGTACCGGGGCGGTTTCGCCTGGCAGGCCATGACGGCCTGGGCCGTCGCCCTGGTGGTGGGCCTGCTGTTCACCAAGGTCGACTGGTTCAGCGGCCCGCTCGCCACGTCCTGGGTCGGGAAGAACGGTCTGGGCTGGGTGGCGACCATCGTCGTGGCGGCCGCGCTGTACGCGGCGCTGCCGCGCACGAGCACGGCCGCGGAGTCCCCCGCGGAGCCGACGACCGAGCCGGCGCAGGACCCCGCGGAAGAGCCTGCGCCCGCGCCTGTTTCCATCTGA
- a CDS encoding sugar porter family MFS transporter, with amino-acid sequence MTSTPQAPAPEGRKARPEHLSHVIFIAAAAAMGGFLFGYDSAVINGAVVAIRDRFDVGPEALAQVIAAALIGCAIGAATAGRIADRIGRIRVMQIASVLFTASAIGSALPFALWDLAMWRVIGGIAIGMASVIAPAYIAEVSPSAYRGRLASFQQAAIVTGIAISQLVNWGVLNLANGDQRGRIGGLEAWQWMLGIMVIPAVLYGLLSFVIPESPRYLISVGRHDQARKVLRDVEGKAVNLDTRVAEIEQNMRHERKPSFSDLLGGKFLFLPIVWIGIGLSVFQQLVGINVIFYYSSSLWQSVGINPESSFFYAFETSIVNIIGTVIAMVLVDRLGRKPLALIGSVGMAISLGLAAWAFSYKTEVGGVVSLPSLQGTVALFAANFFVLFFALSWGVVVWVLLGEMFPGKIRAAALGVAASAQWIANWLITVTFPSLSDWNLSGAYIIYTIFAVLSIPFILKWVPETKGKALEEMG; translated from the coding sequence GTGACCAGCACCCCGCAGGCGCCGGCACCGGAAGGCCGCAAGGCCAGGCCGGAGCACCTCAGCCATGTCATCTTCATCGCGGCGGCGGCCGCGATGGGAGGCTTCCTCTTCGGCTACGACAGCGCGGTGATCAACGGTGCCGTCGTGGCCATCAGGGACCGCTTCGACGTCGGCCCGGAGGCCCTGGCCCAGGTCATCGCCGCAGCGCTGATCGGCTGTGCCATCGGTGCGGCCACCGCCGGACGGATCGCCGACCGCATCGGCCGCATCCGCGTCATGCAGATCGCCTCGGTGCTGTTCACGGCCAGCGCCATCGGGTCCGCGCTTCCGTTCGCCCTCTGGGACCTCGCCATGTGGCGCGTCATCGGCGGTATCGCCATCGGCATGGCCTCGGTCATCGCCCCGGCCTACATCGCCGAGGTCTCCCCGTCCGCGTACCGTGGCCGGCTCGCCTCCTTCCAGCAGGCCGCCATCGTCACCGGCATCGCCATCTCACAGCTGGTCAACTGGGGCGTCCTCAACCTCGCGAACGGTGACCAGCGCGGCCGCATCGGCGGCCTCGAGGCCTGGCAGTGGATGCTCGGCATCATGGTGATCCCGGCCGTCCTCTACGGACTGCTCTCCTTCGTCATCCCCGAGTCGCCCCGCTACCTGATCTCCGTCGGCCGTCACGACCAGGCCCGCAAGGTGCTCCGCGACGTCGAGGGCAAGGCGGTGAACCTCGACACCCGGGTCGCCGAGATCGAGCAGAACATGCGCCACGAGCGCAAGCCCTCCTTCAGCGACCTGCTCGGCGGCAAGTTCCTCTTCCTGCCGATCGTCTGGATCGGTATCGGCCTCTCCGTCTTCCAGCAGCTCGTCGGCATCAACGTGATCTTCTACTACAGCTCGTCGCTGTGGCAGTCGGTCGGCATCAACCCGGAGAGCTCGTTCTTCTACGCCTTCGAGACCTCGATCGTGAACATCATCGGTACGGTGATCGCGATGGTCCTGGTCGACCGGCTCGGCCGTAAGCCGCTCGCGCTCATCGGCTCCGTCGGCATGGCGATCTCGCTGGGCCTGGCCGCCTGGGCCTTCTCGTACAAGACCGAGGTCGGCGGCGTGGTCTCGCTGCCCAGCCTCCAGGGCACGGTCGCGCTCTTCGCCGCCAACTTCTTCGTGCTGTTCTTCGCCCTCTCCTGGGGCGTCGTGGTGTGGGTGCTGCTCGGCGAGATGTTCCCCGGCAAGATCCGTGCCGCCGCGCTGGGCGTCGCCGCCTCCGCCCAGTGGATCGCCAACTGGCTGATCACCGTGACGTTCCCGTCGCTCTCGGACTGGAACCTGTCCGGCGCGTACATCATCTACACGATCTTCGCCGTGCTCTCGATCCCGTTCATCCTCAAATGGGTGCCGGAGACGAAGGGCAAGGCGTTGGAGGAGATGGGCTAA
- a CDS encoding P-II family nitrogen regulator yields MKLITAVVKPHRLDEIKEALQAFGVQGLTVTEASGYGRQRGHTEVYRGAEYTVDLVPKIRIEVLAEDGDAEQLIDVVVKAARTGKIGDGKVWSVPVDTAVRVRTGERGPDAL; encoded by the coding sequence ATGAAGCTCATCACCGCAGTCGTGAAGCCGCACCGGCTGGACGAGATCAAGGAGGCCCTGCAGGCCTTCGGAGTCCAGGGGCTCACGGTCACCGAGGCCAGCGGCTACGGACGGCAGCGCGGTCACACCGAGGTCTACCGGGGCGCGGAGTACACCGTCGACCTCGTCCCGAAGATCCGGATCGAGGTGCTGGCCGAGGACGGTGACGCCGAACAGCTCATCGACGTGGTGGTGAAGGCGGCCCGCACCGGCAAGATCGGAGACGGCAAGGTGTGGAGCGTGCCGGTCGACACCGCCGTACGGGTCCGGACCGGCGAACGCGGCCCGGACGCGCTGTAG
- the nsdA gene encoding transcriptional repressor NsdA, with protein MSGSGADGTSTGKRPNEQLGSWFVRSGWSKGELARQVNRRARQIGAHHISTDTSRVRRWLDGEQPREPIPRILSELFSERFGTVVAIEDLGLRTAHQSPSVSGVDLPWAGPQTVALLSEFSRSDLMLARRGFLGTSLALSAGPALIEPMQRWLVPSPPADPGPGESAAVSRRPSRLSKPELDLLESTTAMFRQWDAQCGGGLRRKAVVGQLHEVTDLLQEPQLAATSKRLFTCAAELAELAGWMSYDVGLQPTAQKYFVLALHAAKEAGDKPLGSYILSSMSRQMIHLGRPDDALELIHLAQYGSRDCATPRTQSMLYAMEARAYANMGQPSKTKRAVRMAEDTFADALEADEPEPDWIRFFSEAELNGENAHSYRDLAYVAGRSPTYASLAEPVMERAVELFGKDDEHQRSYALNLVGMATVHLLKREPERSTQLAEQALGIAKRVRSERVNTRLRKTVDTAARDFGDVAEVAHLTDLLTAQLPETAEAV; from the coding sequence GTGAGCGGCAGCGGCGCAGACGGTACGAGCACCGGCAAGCGCCCGAACGAGCAGCTGGGCTCGTGGTTCGTGCGCAGCGGCTGGTCGAAGGGCGAGCTCGCACGTCAAGTGAACCGCCGGGCACGGCAGATCGGCGCCCACCACATCAGCACCGACACCTCGCGGGTCCGCAGATGGCTGGACGGCGAGCAGCCGCGAGAGCCGATCCCGCGCATCCTCTCCGAGCTGTTCTCCGAGCGGTTCGGCACCGTCGTCGCCATCGAGGACCTCGGACTCCGCACCGCCCACCAGTCACCCTCGGTGTCCGGAGTCGACCTCCCCTGGGCCGGCCCCCAGACGGTCGCGCTGCTCAGCGAGTTCTCCCGCAGCGACCTCATGCTCGCCCGCCGGGGCTTCCTCGGCACCTCGCTCGCGCTCTCCGCAGGGCCCGCCCTCATCGAGCCGATGCAGCGCTGGCTGGTGCCCTCGCCGCCGGCCGACCCAGGCCCCGGGGAATCGGCCGCGGTCAGCCGCCGCCCCTCCCGGCTCTCCAAGCCGGAGCTGGACCTCCTGGAATCCACCACCGCCATGTTCCGCCAGTGGGACGCCCAGTGCGGCGGCGGACTGCGCCGCAAAGCGGTCGTCGGCCAGCTCCACGAGGTGACCGACCTGCTCCAGGAGCCGCAGCTCGCGGCCACCTCCAAGCGGCTCTTCACCTGCGCCGCCGAACTGGCCGAACTGGCCGGCTGGATGAGCTACGACGTCGGTCTGCAGCCCACCGCGCAGAAGTACTTCGTCCTCGCCCTCCACGCCGCCAAGGAGGCCGGTGACAAGCCCCTGGGCTCGTACATCCTCTCCTCCATGAGCCGCCAGATGATCCACCTCGGCCGGCCCGACGACGCCCTGGAGCTCATCCACCTCGCGCAGTACGGCAGCCGTGACTGCGCCACCCCGCGCACCCAGTCCATGCTGTATGCGATGGAGGCCCGCGCCTACGCCAACATGGGCCAGCCCAGCAAGACCAAACGGGCCGTCCGCATGGCGGAGGACACCTTCGCCGACGCCCTCGAGGCCGACGAGCCCGAGCCCGACTGGATCCGCTTCTTCTCCGAGGCCGAGCTCAACGGGGAGAACGCCCACTCCTACCGCGACCTCGCCTACGTCGCGGGCCGCAGCCCCACCTACGCCTCGCTCGCCGAGCCCGTCATGGAGCGCGCCGTCGAGCTCTTCGGCAAGGACGACGAGCACCAGCGTTCGTACGCACTCAACCTGGTCGGCATGGCCACCGTGCATCTGCTCAAGCGCGAGCCGGAGCGGTCCACACAGCTCGCCGAGCAGGCGCTGGGCATCGCCAAGCGGGTCCGCTCCGAGCGGGTCAACACCCGGCTGCGCAAGACCGTCGACACGGCGGCCAGGGACTTCGGCGACGTCGCCGAGGTCGCCCACCTCACCGATCTGCTCACCGCACAGCTGCCCGAGACCGCGGAAGCGGTCTGA
- a CDS encoding LLM class flavin-dependent oxidoreductase: MAFTVVRFNLVDPSATPESLAARYRAALEMAAYADDRGVDTIQTEEHHGAVNNWLPSPFTFAGAVFGATRRIAVTVSAIIGPLHDPLRLAEDIAVLDLLSKGRLVTVAGIGYRREEYAAHGVDWHRRGALQDELLETLLAAWTGEEFTHRGRTVRVTPRPYTQPHPLLLVGGSSKAAARRAARLGLPFFPSAHLPELEAYYHQQREELGTEGFCMMPAARVPLLHIAEDPDETWARYGEHFLHEARTYASWQSTEIRSAVKSSATTVAELRTEGVYRVVTPDECVELGADSLVLHPLCGGMPVDEGWRSVHLLCEQVLPRLKG, encoded by the coding sequence ATGGCCTTCACCGTCGTACGGTTCAACCTCGTCGATCCCTCGGCGACGCCCGAGTCCCTCGCGGCCCGCTACCGCGCGGCCCTGGAGATGGCGGCGTACGCCGACGACCGCGGCGTCGACACGATCCAGACCGAGGAGCACCACGGCGCCGTCAACAACTGGCTGCCCTCCCCCTTCACCTTCGCCGGAGCGGTGTTCGGGGCGACCCGGCGGATCGCGGTGACCGTCTCGGCGATCATCGGCCCGCTGCACGATCCGCTGCGGCTGGCCGAGGACATCGCCGTACTGGACCTGCTGAGCAAGGGCCGGCTCGTCACGGTGGCGGGCATCGGCTACCGGCGGGAGGAGTACGCGGCCCACGGCGTCGACTGGCACCGGCGCGGCGCGCTCCAGGACGAGCTACTGGAGACCCTGCTCGCGGCCTGGACCGGCGAGGAGTTCACCCATCGGGGGCGTACGGTACGGGTCACCCCGCGCCCGTACACCCAGCCGCATCCGCTGCTGCTGGTCGGCGGCTCCTCGAAGGCCGCCGCCCGCCGTGCCGCCCGCCTCGGGCTGCCGTTCTTCCCGAGCGCCCATCTGCCGGAGCTGGAGGCCTACTACCACCAGCAGCGCGAGGAGCTGGGGACCGAGGGGTTCTGCATGATGCCGGCGGCGCGGGTGCCGCTGCTGCACATCGCGGAGGACCCGGACGAGACCTGGGCTCGCTACGGGGAGCACTTCCTGCACGAGGCCCGAACGTACGCGTCCTGGCAGTCCACGGAGATCCGCTCGGCGGTGAAGTCCTCGGCGACCACGGTGGCCGAGCTGCGGACGGAGGGGGTCTACCGGGTGGTGACCCCGGACGAGTGCGTGGAGCTGGGCGCCGACAGCCTCGTCCTGCATCCGCTGTGCGGCGGGATGCCGGTGGACGAGGGCTGGCGCAGCGTCCATCTGCTGTGCGAACAGGTGCTGCCCCGGCTCAAGGGCTGA